The Etheostoma cragini isolate CJK2018 chromosome 15, CSU_Ecrag_1.0, whole genome shotgun sequence genome window below encodes:
- the cant1a gene encoding soluble calcium-activated nucleotidase 1 isoform X1, translated as MTHGKRRRKGLPRPPSSMPAPAGFTRLEQNEPLDTLRISVGGLPMLASMANTTDPRFRLKWRPIVAVAFSLAVLILLFIHLSMGLRSHSYDSPGWRAIHSDTQWSDSHYNDTYPLSRPEQTPQGTRYRIGVIADLDTSSRSNKKLTWFSYMRRGHLLVSQSGDKVAVEWDADRVVLESHLSEKGRGMELSELVVFNGKLYSVDDRTGIVYQIDGDKIVPWVILPDGDGSVAKGFKAEWLAVKDKHLYVGGLGKEWTTTQGEFVNNNPEWVKVVGFRGDVQHENWVPKYKSLKSAAGIEPPGYLIHESAAWSDILQRWFFLPRRASEERYEETADERRGTNLVLTCSPDFKDIIVSRVGPLNRTHGFSSFKFVPNTDDQILLALKSEEDAGKIATYIMAFTLDGRILLPETKIGDVKYEGLEFI; from the exons ATGACACACGGCAAGAGGAGACGAAAGG GTCTCCCCAGGCCTCCGTCCTCCATGCCTGCTCCTGCAGGCTTCACCCGACTGGAGCAGAATGAGCCTTTAGACACTCTACGGATCTCCGTCGGAGGACTCCCTATGTTGGCTTCCATGGCCAACACCACTGACCCTCGTTTCCGCCTTAAATGGAGGCCCATTGTGGCAGTGGCCTTCTCCCTGGCTGTGCTTATCCTGCTCTTCATCCACTTAAGCATGGGTTTGCGCTCCCACTCCTACGACTCACCCGGCTGGAGAGCCATTCACAGTGACACCCAGTGGTCCGATTCCCATTACAACGACACCTACCCTCTCAGTCGACCGGAGCAAACGCCGCAGGGCACCCGCTACCGCATTGGGGTCATTGCCGATCTGGACACAAGTTCTCGTAGTAATAAAAAGCTGACGTGGTTCAGCTACATGCGACGGGGGCACCTGTTGGTGTCCCAAAGTGGCGACAAGGTAGCGGTTGAATGGGATGCGGACAGGGTGGTGCTTGAAAGCCACCTTTCGGAGAAGGGCAGGGGTATGGAGCTGTCTGAGCTGGTGGTGTTCAACGGGAAGCTCTACAGCGTCGATGACAGGACGGGCATCGTCTACCAAATTGACGGTGACAAGATTGTGCCCTGGGTCATCTTACCTGACGGTGACGGCAGCGTTGCCAAAG GGTTCAAAGCCGAGTGGCTGGCGGTCAAGGACAAGCACCTGTATGTCGGCGGTCTGGGGAAAGAGTGGACCACCACTCAAGGCGAGTTTGTCAACAACAACCCAGAGTGGGTCAAAGTAGTGGGCTTCCGAGGGGATGTACAACATGAGAACTGGGTTCCCAAGTACAAATCCCTCAAGTCCGCTGCAGGGATAGAGCCTCCAG GGTATCTCATCCACGAGTCAGCAGCGTGGAGCGACATCCTGCAGCGCTGGTTTTTCCTCCCTCGCCGCGCCAGCGAGGAGCGCTACGAGGAGACTGCAGACGAGCGTCGAGGCACAAACCTCGTCCTTACCTGCTCCCCAGATTTCAAGGACATCATTGTAAGTCGAGTGGGTCCACTCAACCGCACTCACGGATTCTCTTCCTTCAAGTTTGTCCCCAATACAGATGACCAGATCCTCCTGGCTCTCAAGTCAGAGGAAGACGCCGGAAAGATTGCCACATACATCATGGCCTTCACGCTTGACGGACGCATCCTTTTACCTGAAACCAAGATCGGGGATGTAAAATATGAGGGCTTGGAGTTCATATAG
- the LOC117958655 gene encoding metalloproteinase inhibitor 2-like produces the protein MTWTANSFFVTLAILFLWRVEEIAEACSCSPVHPQQAFCNSDVVIRAKVVGVQLVDVGNDIYGNPIQRIKHDIKQIKMFKGTTPVIDAIYTAPSSAVCGVTLENNGMEYLITGKLETDGTMHITLCDFIEPWEAMSDTQKKSLTQRYEMGCDCKITRCTSIPCMISGPAECLWTDWVIEKTVNGGQAKDFACIKRSDDSCAWYRGAAQPKRDFLDIEDP, from the exons ATGACTTGGACagcaaacagtttttttgtgactCTGGCCATCCTGTTTCTGTGGCGAGTGGAAGAAATAGCAGAAGCCTGCAGCTGCTCCCCAGTGCATCCTCAGCAGGCGTTTTGCAACTCAGATGTCG TTATCAGGGCAAAGGTAGTTGGTGTGCAGTTGGTTGATGTTGGCAATGACATCTATGGAAACCCCATCCAGCGTATCAAGCATGACATCAAACAAATCAAG ATGTTCAAAGGTACCACCCCTGTTATCGATGCTATCTACACTGCTCCCAGCTCTGCAGTGTGTGGAGTGACACTGGAGAATAATGGCATGGAGTATCTTATCACAG GCAAACTGGAGACTGACGGGACGATGCACATCACACTGTGTGACTTCATTGAGCCCTGGGAGGCCATGAGTGACACCCAGAAGAAGAGCCTGACTCAGCGCTATGAAATGGGCTGTGATTGCAAG ATCACCCGCTGCACCTCCATACCCTGCATGATCAGCGGCCCGGCGGAGTGCCTGTGGACCGACTGGGTGATCGAGAAGACAGTCAATGGAGGGCAGGCCAAAGACTTTGCCTGTATCAAGAGGAGTGATGACTCTTGTGCCTGGTACAGAGGGGCAGCACAACCTAAAAGGGATTTCCTGGACATCGAAGACCCTTAA
- the cant1a gene encoding soluble calcium-activated nucleotidase 1 isoform X3 yields MPAPAGFTRLEQNEPLDTLRISVGGLPMLASMANTTDPRFRLKWRPIVAVAFSLAVLILLFIHLSMGLRSHSYDSPGWRAIHSDTQWSDSHYNDTYPLSRPEQTPQGTRYRIGVIADLDTSSRSNKKLTWFSYMRRGHLLVSQSGDKVAVEWDADRVVLESHLSEKGRGMELSELVVFNGKLYSVDDRTGIVYQIDGDKIVPWVILPDGDGSVAKGFKAEWLAVKDKHLYVGGLGKEWTTTQGEFVNNNPEWVKVVGFRGDVQHENWVPKYKSLKSAAGIEPPGYLIHESAAWSDILQRWFFLPRRASEERYEETADERRGTNLVLTCSPDFKDIIVSRVGPLNRTHGFSSFKFVPNTDDQILLALKSEEDAGKIATYIMAFTLDGRILLPETKIGDVKYEGLEFI; encoded by the exons ATGCCTGCTCCTGCAGGCTTCACCCGACTGGAGCAGAATGAGCCTTTAGACACTCTACGGATCTCCGTCGGAGGACTCCCTATGTTGGCTTCCATGGCCAACACCACTGACCCTCGTTTCCGCCTTAAATGGAGGCCCATTGTGGCAGTGGCCTTCTCCCTGGCTGTGCTTATCCTGCTCTTCATCCACTTAAGCATGGGTTTGCGCTCCCACTCCTACGACTCACCCGGCTGGAGAGCCATTCACAGTGACACCCAGTGGTCCGATTCCCATTACAACGACACCTACCCTCTCAGTCGACCGGAGCAAACGCCGCAGGGCACCCGCTACCGCATTGGGGTCATTGCCGATCTGGACACAAGTTCTCGTAGTAATAAAAAGCTGACGTGGTTCAGCTACATGCGACGGGGGCACCTGTTGGTGTCCCAAAGTGGCGACAAGGTAGCGGTTGAATGGGATGCGGACAGGGTGGTGCTTGAAAGCCACCTTTCGGAGAAGGGCAGGGGTATGGAGCTGTCTGAGCTGGTGGTGTTCAACGGGAAGCTCTACAGCGTCGATGACAGGACGGGCATCGTCTACCAAATTGACGGTGACAAGATTGTGCCCTGGGTCATCTTACCTGACGGTGACGGCAGCGTTGCCAAAG GGTTCAAAGCCGAGTGGCTGGCGGTCAAGGACAAGCACCTGTATGTCGGCGGTCTGGGGAAAGAGTGGACCACCACTCAAGGCGAGTTTGTCAACAACAACCCAGAGTGGGTCAAAGTAGTGGGCTTCCGAGGGGATGTACAACATGAGAACTGGGTTCCCAAGTACAAATCCCTCAAGTCCGCTGCAGGGATAGAGCCTCCAG GGTATCTCATCCACGAGTCAGCAGCGTGGAGCGACATCCTGCAGCGCTGGTTTTTCCTCCCTCGCCGCGCCAGCGAGGAGCGCTACGAGGAGACTGCAGACGAGCGTCGAGGCACAAACCTCGTCCTTACCTGCTCCCCAGATTTCAAGGACATCATTGTAAGTCGAGTGGGTCCACTCAACCGCACTCACGGATTCTCTTCCTTCAAGTTTGTCCCCAATACAGATGACCAGATCCTCCTGGCTCTCAAGTCAGAGGAAGACGCCGGAAAGATTGCCACATACATCATGGCCTTCACGCTTGACGGACGCATCCTTTTACCTGAAACCAAGATCGGGGATGTAAAATATGAGGGCTTGGAGTTCATATAG
- the cant1a gene encoding soluble calcium-activated nucleotidase 1 isoform X2: MDNMHTGQSLPRPPSSMPAPAGFTRLEQNEPLDTLRISVGGLPMLASMANTTDPRFRLKWRPIVAVAFSLAVLILLFIHLSMGLRSHSYDSPGWRAIHSDTQWSDSHYNDTYPLSRPEQTPQGTRYRIGVIADLDTSSRSNKKLTWFSYMRRGHLLVSQSGDKVAVEWDADRVVLESHLSEKGRGMELSELVVFNGKLYSVDDRTGIVYQIDGDKIVPWVILPDGDGSVAKGFKAEWLAVKDKHLYVGGLGKEWTTTQGEFVNNNPEWVKVVGFRGDVQHENWVPKYKSLKSAAGIEPPGYLIHESAAWSDILQRWFFLPRRASEERYEETADERRGTNLVLTCSPDFKDIIVSRVGPLNRTHGFSSFKFVPNTDDQILLALKSEEDAGKIATYIMAFTLDGRILLPETKIGDVKYEGLEFI; the protein is encoded by the exons atggACAACATGCACACAGGGCAAA GTCTCCCCAGGCCTCCGTCCTCCATGCCTGCTCCTGCAGGCTTCACCCGACTGGAGCAGAATGAGCCTTTAGACACTCTACGGATCTCCGTCGGAGGACTCCCTATGTTGGCTTCCATGGCCAACACCACTGACCCTCGTTTCCGCCTTAAATGGAGGCCCATTGTGGCAGTGGCCTTCTCCCTGGCTGTGCTTATCCTGCTCTTCATCCACTTAAGCATGGGTTTGCGCTCCCACTCCTACGACTCACCCGGCTGGAGAGCCATTCACAGTGACACCCAGTGGTCCGATTCCCATTACAACGACACCTACCCTCTCAGTCGACCGGAGCAAACGCCGCAGGGCACCCGCTACCGCATTGGGGTCATTGCCGATCTGGACACAAGTTCTCGTAGTAATAAAAAGCTGACGTGGTTCAGCTACATGCGACGGGGGCACCTGTTGGTGTCCCAAAGTGGCGACAAGGTAGCGGTTGAATGGGATGCGGACAGGGTGGTGCTTGAAAGCCACCTTTCGGAGAAGGGCAGGGGTATGGAGCTGTCTGAGCTGGTGGTGTTCAACGGGAAGCTCTACAGCGTCGATGACAGGACGGGCATCGTCTACCAAATTGACGGTGACAAGATTGTGCCCTGGGTCATCTTACCTGACGGTGACGGCAGCGTTGCCAAAG GGTTCAAAGCCGAGTGGCTGGCGGTCAAGGACAAGCACCTGTATGTCGGCGGTCTGGGGAAAGAGTGGACCACCACTCAAGGCGAGTTTGTCAACAACAACCCAGAGTGGGTCAAAGTAGTGGGCTTCCGAGGGGATGTACAACATGAGAACTGGGTTCCCAAGTACAAATCCCTCAAGTCCGCTGCAGGGATAGAGCCTCCAG GGTATCTCATCCACGAGTCAGCAGCGTGGAGCGACATCCTGCAGCGCTGGTTTTTCCTCCCTCGCCGCGCCAGCGAGGAGCGCTACGAGGAGACTGCAGACGAGCGTCGAGGCACAAACCTCGTCCTTACCTGCTCCCCAGATTTCAAGGACATCATTGTAAGTCGAGTGGGTCCACTCAACCGCACTCACGGATTCTCTTCCTTCAAGTTTGTCCCCAATACAGATGACCAGATCCTCCTGGCTCTCAAGTCAGAGGAAGACGCCGGAAAGATTGCCACATACATCATGGCCTTCACGCTTGACGGACGCATCCTTTTACCTGAAACCAAGATCGGGGATGTAAAATATGAGGGCTTGGAGTTCATATAG
- the syngr2a gene encoding synaptogyrin-2a, whose product MQSSAYGASLAGGAFDLVHFVKQPQTILRCLSWLFSIVVFATITAEGYINEKDKHETNCIFNKNDSACSYGVGIGVLAFLACVVFLMLDAYFPQISNVKERKCIVIGDLVFSAAWTFLWFICFCVLANQWAKTDAPEVAVAPDAARAIVAFSFFSIITWGFLFFLAFGRYRQGVSEFDQEYRDPANDHSTPYPPTPYASSSGPTGYQQSPFSHNQEQPGEYQPPAY is encoded by the exons ATGCAGAGCAGTGCCTACGGGGCGTCGTTGGCTGGCGGTGCTTTTGATTTagttcattttgtaaaacagcCTCAAACCATTTTGCGTTGCCTGAGCTGG TTATTCTCCATTGTGGTGTTTGCAACCATCACAGCAGAAGGCTACattaatgaaaaagacaaacatgaaaCAAATTGCATCTTCAACAAAAACGACAGCGCCTGTAGCTACGGGGTCGGAATTGGAGTCCTGGCCTTCTTggcctgtgttgtcttcctcaTGCTGGACGCCTACTTCCCGCAGATCAGCAATgtcaaagagagaaaatgtattgttatagGAGATTTGGTCTTCTCAG CGGCTTGGACGTTCCTGTGGTTCATTTGCTTCTGTGTCCTGGCCAACCAGTGGGCCAAAACCGATGCACCGGAGGTTGCTGTTGCTCCTGATGCCGCCCGGGCCATTGTggccttctccttcttctccatCATCACCTGG GGTTTCTTGTTCTTCTTGGCATTTGGAAGGTATCGCCAAGGCGTCAGTGAATTTGACCAGGAGTACAGAGACCCTGCCAACGACCACAGCACTCCATACCCACCCACCCCGTACGCCAGCAGCAGCGGCCCCACGGGCTACCAGCAGTCGCCTTTCTCCCACAACCAGGAGCAGCCGGGAGAATACCAGCCTCCGGCTTATTGA
- the LOC117958651 gene encoding galectin-3-binding protein A-like isoform X1, whose product MLAQRNIFTLWLLLLLHDVSESAPGFNLFKYRERNPVPQEGDVRLFGGSASEGRVEIYHEGNWGTVCDDGWDMAEAQVVCRQLHFPGAKTVVIGKNYGKASGPIWLDDLTCKGTENHLFKCAFKSWGTTDCSHKEDVGVICETTGTNLTISDSTHSLDHSISLSDELGQIFESGNGCDFQILVQSATGNRNEDGVPEMVTTTICTHKMILSQFPLFNASEGMTSITVPISQSCQPHFTSFIRYIYTRKVDVTFSSAQCLHWMAYKFGVKQLMEDTGRLFSKILPEDPLFNTQVSLYEYAEETGDLVLQENCIQYLAWNYQNLTRSPAWTDLSVDLLGSLLTRSDLVVPDEYFVLQTVESWITEKGNSTSLKTQLDLLNRIRFPMIPAEVLYDLEYNSSLYSTHEKVYRENILKAFQFNVLLFSNLISNPKFSREDDHFKPRFYTSKPWSTVITPDQTSRLNHYQHRGYQTPTKSLSTPAHNSLIFKRNMVNWEANVFNNQYECSNRGLRCDSLPMASLITHNRLTDPSNIIFRNRLLLICQGKYICHVQDFKANTAYVNGSKVLTYPCPDNQYTYRFVVRPEYV is encoded by the exons ATGCTTGCACAAAGAAACATATTCACTCTGTGGCTTCTGCTACTTCTCCATGATGTCTCTGAAAGTGCACCGGGATTTAACTTGTTCA AAT ATAGAGAAAGAAACCCTGTGCCGCAGGAAGGTGACGTGAGGCTGTTTGGCGGCAGTGCTTCTGAGGGCCGTGTGGAAATCTACCATGAGGGTAATTGGGGAACGGTGTGTGACGATGGCTGGGACATGGCCGAGGCCCAAGTGGTGTGTCGTCAGCTCCACTTCCCCGGAGCCAAGACTGTCGTCATTGGGAAGAACTACGGAAAAG CATCTGGACCTATTTGGCTGGATGATTTAACATGTAAAGGCACAGAGAACCACCTGTTTAAATGTGCGTTCAAAAGCTGGGGAACAACCGACTGCAGTCACAAAGAGGACGTTGGAGTTATTTGTGAAACAACTG GCACCAATCTGACCATCAGTGATTCTACACACTCACTGGACCACAGCATTAGTCTGTCTGATGAACTCGGACAAATCTTTGAGAGCGGGAATGGCTGTGACTTCCAGATCTTGGTCCAGAGTGCAACTGGAAACAGAAATGAGGATGGGGTCCCGGAGATGGTTACGACAACgatttgcacacacaaaatgatcCTCTCACAATTCCCACTCTTCAATGCTTCAGAGGGAATGACGAGCATCACGGTCCCCATCAGCCAGTCTTGCCAACCACATTTTACCTCCTTCATCAG GTACATTTACACCCGCAAGGTGGATGTGACCTTCTCCTCTGCCCAGTGCCTCCACTGGATGGCATATAAGTTTGGGGTGAAGCAGCTGATGGAGGACACAGGCCGGCTGTTCTCTAAAATCCTCCCAGAAGACCCCTTGTTTAACACCCAGGTGTCCCTTTACGAATATGCAGAGGAGACTGGGGACTTGGTCCTCCAGGAGAACTGTATTCAGTATCTGGCCTGGAACTACCAAAATCTTACCAGGTCACCAGCTTGGACCGACCTCTCCGTTGACCTCCTTGGATCCCTTCTAACCCGCTCAGACCTGGTGGTGCCAGATGAATATTTTGTGCTTCAGACTGTGGAGAGCTGGATCACAGAGAAGGGCAACTCGACCAGTTTGAAAACCCAACTTGACCTGTTGAATCGCATACGTTTCCCTATGATCCCCGCAGAAGTACTGTATGACCTGGAGTACAACTCTTCCCTCTACAGCACTCATGAGAAAGTGTATCGTGAAAACATCTTGAAAGCATTCCAGTTTAATGTTCTTCTTTTTAGCAATCTGATTTCCAACCCAAAGTTCAGCAGAGAAGATGATCATTTCAAGCCAAGGTTCTACACCTCTAAGCCATGGAGCACTGTTATAACTCCAGATCAAACAAGCCGTTTGAATCACTATCAACACAGGGGGTATCAAACCCCAACCAAGTCGCTCAGCACACCTGCCCACAACAGTCTAATCTTTAAGCGCAACATGGTTAACTGGGAGGCAAATGTCTTCAATAACCAATATGAATGTTCAAACCGAGGCCTGAGGTGCGACTCGTTGCCTATGGCAAGTCTGATTACCCACAACCGCCTCACCGATCCGAGCAACATCATCTTTCGTAACCGGCTCCTGCTTATCTGCCAAGGCAAGTACATCTGTCATGTCCAGGACTTCAAGGCCAACACGGCTTATGTGAATGGGTCCAAGGTTCTGACCTATCCCTGTCCGGATAACCAGTACACCTACCGCTTCGTGGTGAGACCAGAGTATGTCTGA
- the LOC117958651 gene encoding galectin-3-binding protein A-like isoform X2 produces the protein MLAQRNIFTLWLLLLLHDVSESAPGFNLFNRERNPVPQEGDVRLFGGSASEGRVEIYHEGNWGTVCDDGWDMAEAQVVCRQLHFPGAKTVVIGKNYGKASGPIWLDDLTCKGTENHLFKCAFKSWGTTDCSHKEDVGVICETTGTNLTISDSTHSLDHSISLSDELGQIFESGNGCDFQILVQSATGNRNEDGVPEMVTTTICTHKMILSQFPLFNASEGMTSITVPISQSCQPHFTSFIRYIYTRKVDVTFSSAQCLHWMAYKFGVKQLMEDTGRLFSKILPEDPLFNTQVSLYEYAEETGDLVLQENCIQYLAWNYQNLTRSPAWTDLSVDLLGSLLTRSDLVVPDEYFVLQTVESWITEKGNSTSLKTQLDLLNRIRFPMIPAEVLYDLEYNSSLYSTHEKVYRENILKAFQFNVLLFSNLISNPKFSREDDHFKPRFYTSKPWSTVITPDQTSRLNHYQHRGYQTPTKSLSTPAHNSLIFKRNMVNWEANVFNNQYECSNRGLRCDSLPMASLITHNRLTDPSNIIFRNRLLLICQGKYICHVQDFKANTAYVNGSKVLTYPCPDNQYTYRFVVRPEYV, from the exons ATGCTTGCACAAAGAAACATATTCACTCTGTGGCTTCTGCTACTTCTCCATGATGTCTCTGAAAGTGCACCGGGATTTAACTTGTTCA ATAGAGAAAGAAACCCTGTGCCGCAGGAAGGTGACGTGAGGCTGTTTGGCGGCAGTGCTTCTGAGGGCCGTGTGGAAATCTACCATGAGGGTAATTGGGGAACGGTGTGTGACGATGGCTGGGACATGGCCGAGGCCCAAGTGGTGTGTCGTCAGCTCCACTTCCCCGGAGCCAAGACTGTCGTCATTGGGAAGAACTACGGAAAAG CATCTGGACCTATTTGGCTGGATGATTTAACATGTAAAGGCACAGAGAACCACCTGTTTAAATGTGCGTTCAAAAGCTGGGGAACAACCGACTGCAGTCACAAAGAGGACGTTGGAGTTATTTGTGAAACAACTG GCACCAATCTGACCATCAGTGATTCTACACACTCACTGGACCACAGCATTAGTCTGTCTGATGAACTCGGACAAATCTTTGAGAGCGGGAATGGCTGTGACTTCCAGATCTTGGTCCAGAGTGCAACTGGAAACAGAAATGAGGATGGGGTCCCGGAGATGGTTACGACAACgatttgcacacacaaaatgatcCTCTCACAATTCCCACTCTTCAATGCTTCAGAGGGAATGACGAGCATCACGGTCCCCATCAGCCAGTCTTGCCAACCACATTTTACCTCCTTCATCAG GTACATTTACACCCGCAAGGTGGATGTGACCTTCTCCTCTGCCCAGTGCCTCCACTGGATGGCATATAAGTTTGGGGTGAAGCAGCTGATGGAGGACACAGGCCGGCTGTTCTCTAAAATCCTCCCAGAAGACCCCTTGTTTAACACCCAGGTGTCCCTTTACGAATATGCAGAGGAGACTGGGGACTTGGTCCTCCAGGAGAACTGTATTCAGTATCTGGCCTGGAACTACCAAAATCTTACCAGGTCACCAGCTTGGACCGACCTCTCCGTTGACCTCCTTGGATCCCTTCTAACCCGCTCAGACCTGGTGGTGCCAGATGAATATTTTGTGCTTCAGACTGTGGAGAGCTGGATCACAGAGAAGGGCAACTCGACCAGTTTGAAAACCCAACTTGACCTGTTGAATCGCATACGTTTCCCTATGATCCCCGCAGAAGTACTGTATGACCTGGAGTACAACTCTTCCCTCTACAGCACTCATGAGAAAGTGTATCGTGAAAACATCTTGAAAGCATTCCAGTTTAATGTTCTTCTTTTTAGCAATCTGATTTCCAACCCAAAGTTCAGCAGAGAAGATGATCATTTCAAGCCAAGGTTCTACACCTCTAAGCCATGGAGCACTGTTATAACTCCAGATCAAACAAGCCGTTTGAATCACTATCAACACAGGGGGTATCAAACCCCAACCAAGTCGCTCAGCACACCTGCCCACAACAGTCTAATCTTTAAGCGCAACATGGTTAACTGGGAGGCAAATGTCTTCAATAACCAATATGAATGTTCAAACCGAGGCCTGAGGTGCGACTCGTTGCCTATGGCAAGTCTGATTACCCACAACCGCCTCACCGATCCGAGCAACATCATCTTTCGTAACCGGCTCCTGCTTATCTGCCAAGGCAAGTACATCTGTCATGTCCAGGACTTCAAGGCCAACACGGCTTATGTGAATGGGTCCAAGGTTCTGACCTATCCCTGTCCGGATAACCAGTACACCTACCGCTTCGTGGTGAGACCAGAGTATGTCTGA
- the LOC117958651 gene encoding galectin-3-binding protein A-like isoform X3, whose translation MLAQRNIFTLWLLLLLHDVSESAPGFNLFSEERNPVPQEGDVRLFGGSASEGRVEIYHEGNWGTVCDDGWDMAEAQVVCRQLHFPGAKTVVIGKNYGKASGPIWLDDLTCKGTENHLFKCAFKSWGTTDCSHKEDVGVICETTGTNLTISDSTHSLDHSISLSDELGQIFESGNGCDFQILVQSATGNRNEDGVPEMVTTTICTHKMILSQFPLFNASEGMTSITVPISQSCQPHFTSFIRYIYTRKVDVTFSSAQCLHWMAYKFGVKQLMEDTGRLFSKILPEDPLFNTQVSLYEYAEETGDLVLQENCIQYLAWNYQNLTRSPAWTDLSVDLLGSLLTRSDLVVPDEYFVLQTVESWITEKGNSTSLKTQLDLLNRIRFPMIPAEVLYDLEYNSSLYSTHEKVYRENILKAFQFNVLLFSNLISNPKFSREDDHFKPRFYTSKPWSTVITPDQTSRLNHYQHRGYQTPTKSLSTPAHNSLIFKRNMVNWEANVFNNQYECSNRGLRCDSLPMASLITHNRLTDPSNIIFRNRLLLICQGKYICHVQDFKANTAYVNGSKVLTYPCPDNQYTYRFVVRPEYV comes from the exons ATGCTTGCACAAAGAAACATATTCACTCTGTGGCTTCTGCTACTTCTCCATGATGTCTCTGAAAGTGCACCGGGATTTAACTTGTTCAGTGA AGAAAGAAACCCTGTGCCGCAGGAAGGTGACGTGAGGCTGTTTGGCGGCAGTGCTTCTGAGGGCCGTGTGGAAATCTACCATGAGGGTAATTGGGGAACGGTGTGTGACGATGGCTGGGACATGGCCGAGGCCCAAGTGGTGTGTCGTCAGCTCCACTTCCCCGGAGCCAAGACTGTCGTCATTGGGAAGAACTACGGAAAAG CATCTGGACCTATTTGGCTGGATGATTTAACATGTAAAGGCACAGAGAACCACCTGTTTAAATGTGCGTTCAAAAGCTGGGGAACAACCGACTGCAGTCACAAAGAGGACGTTGGAGTTATTTGTGAAACAACTG GCACCAATCTGACCATCAGTGATTCTACACACTCACTGGACCACAGCATTAGTCTGTCTGATGAACTCGGACAAATCTTTGAGAGCGGGAATGGCTGTGACTTCCAGATCTTGGTCCAGAGTGCAACTGGAAACAGAAATGAGGATGGGGTCCCGGAGATGGTTACGACAACgatttgcacacacaaaatgatcCTCTCACAATTCCCACTCTTCAATGCTTCAGAGGGAATGACGAGCATCACGGTCCCCATCAGCCAGTCTTGCCAACCACATTTTACCTCCTTCATCAG GTACATTTACACCCGCAAGGTGGATGTGACCTTCTCCTCTGCCCAGTGCCTCCACTGGATGGCATATAAGTTTGGGGTGAAGCAGCTGATGGAGGACACAGGCCGGCTGTTCTCTAAAATCCTCCCAGAAGACCCCTTGTTTAACACCCAGGTGTCCCTTTACGAATATGCAGAGGAGACTGGGGACTTGGTCCTCCAGGAGAACTGTATTCAGTATCTGGCCTGGAACTACCAAAATCTTACCAGGTCACCAGCTTGGACCGACCTCTCCGTTGACCTCCTTGGATCCCTTCTAACCCGCTCAGACCTGGTGGTGCCAGATGAATATTTTGTGCTTCAGACTGTGGAGAGCTGGATCACAGAGAAGGGCAACTCGACCAGTTTGAAAACCCAACTTGACCTGTTGAATCGCATACGTTTCCCTATGATCCCCGCAGAAGTACTGTATGACCTGGAGTACAACTCTTCCCTCTACAGCACTCATGAGAAAGTGTATCGTGAAAACATCTTGAAAGCATTCCAGTTTAATGTTCTTCTTTTTAGCAATCTGATTTCCAACCCAAAGTTCAGCAGAGAAGATGATCATTTCAAGCCAAGGTTCTACACCTCTAAGCCATGGAGCACTGTTATAACTCCAGATCAAACAAGCCGTTTGAATCACTATCAACACAGGGGGTATCAAACCCCAACCAAGTCGCTCAGCACACCTGCCCACAACAGTCTAATCTTTAAGCGCAACATGGTTAACTGGGAGGCAAATGTCTTCAATAACCAATATGAATGTTCAAACCGAGGCCTGAGGTGCGACTCGTTGCCTATGGCAAGTCTGATTACCCACAACCGCCTCACCGATCCGAGCAACATCATCTTTCGTAACCGGCTCCTGCTTATCTGCCAAGGCAAGTACATCTGTCATGTCCAGGACTTCAAGGCCAACACGGCTTATGTGAATGGGTCCAAGGTTCTGACCTATCCCTGTCCGGATAACCAGTACACCTACCGCTTCGTGGTGAGACCAGAGTATGTCTGA